In the Vicingaceae bacterium genome, one interval contains:
- the folD gene encoding bifunctional protein FolD — MKLIDGKATAERIYHELKQKVERSVAMGLRRPGLAAVLIGNHPASRTYVNAKMKTCDKIGFFSWLVELNETVEEEQLLSKIEELNNDENIDGFIVQLPLPVQINEQKVISAIDPSKDVDGFHPINIGKMVLSQPSFIPATPMGILELLKRNAIETKGKHCVVMGRSNIVGTPLSILLSRPGVDATVTLIHSKSQDVKHITQQADILIAAVGRPLMIDDSYIKQGSIVIDVGIHRVEDSSKKSGFRLCGDVNFEKVKHKCEAITPVPGGVGPMTIAALMLNTFQAYQRKFL; from the coding sequence ATGAAATTAATTGACGGAAAAGCAACGGCTGAGAGAATATATCATGAATTAAAACAAAAAGTAGAACGTTCTGTAGCCATGGGTCTACGTCGTCCGGGACTTGCGGCTGTGTTGATTGGTAATCATCCGGCGAGCAGAACTTATGTCAATGCAAAAATGAAAACTTGCGATAAAATTGGTTTTTTTTCTTGGTTGGTAGAATTAAACGAGACAGTAGAAGAGGAGCAATTGCTTTCAAAGATTGAAGAACTGAATAACGACGAAAATATCGATGGTTTTATCGTTCAATTGCCGTTGCCCGTACAAATAAACGAACAAAAAGTTATTTCGGCCATTGATCCTTCAAAAGACGTTGATGGTTTTCACCCGATCAACATCGGAAAGATGGTCCTTTCGCAACCCTCATTTATTCCGGCAACTCCGATGGGAATCCTTGAATTATTGAAAAGAAATGCAATAGAAACGAAAGGGAAACATTGTGTAGTGATGGGAAGGAGCAATATAGTGGGAACACCGTTAAGTATTTTATTATCCAGACCCGGTGTGGATGCTACGGTTACATTGATTCACAGCAAATCACAAGATGTCAAGCACATCACACAACAAGCCGATATTTTGATTGCTGCTGTGGGAAGACCCCTAATGATTGACGATTCGTATATAAAGCAAGGATCGATTGTCATCGATGTGGGTATTCACAGAGTGGAGGATTCATCAAAAAAAAGCGGTTTTCGTTTATGTGGGGATGTTAATTTTGAGAAAGTAAAACATAAATGTGAAGCGATTACACCGGTTCCCGGTGGTGTGGGGCCTATGACTATCGCTGCATTGATGTTGAATACATTTCAAGCTTATCAAAGAAAGTTCTTGTAA
- the ffh gene encoding signal recognition particle protein gives MFENLTERLDRAIKVLKGQGKVTEINVAETVKEIRRALLDADVSYKVAKEFTDKVKQKALGQDVINAISPGQLLIKITHDELVNLMGNTHSELNLKGNPAVILMSGLQGSGKTTFTAKLAKYLKEKKKRNPLMVACDVYRPAAIDQLHILGDQLQIPVYSERDNKDVISIAKNAIAHARKEGYDTVLIDTAGRLSVDEEMMQEIENLKKSVNPSETLFVVDAMTGQDAVNTAKAFNDRIDFDGVVLTKLDGDARGGAALSIKAVVDKPIKFIGTGEKPEAIDVFYPQRMADRILGMGDVVSLVERAQQQFDEEKARKLQKKIAKNQFDFNDFLEQLQQIQKMGSIKELVSMIPGAGKALKNMDISDDAFKPIEAIILSMTPEERSNPKILNHSRKQRIAKGSGRSIEEVNKLIKQFEETAKMMKMFGNKQNLANMMKNAAKMRGRKPF, from the coding sequence ATGTTTGAGAATCTTACTGAAAGATTGGATCGTGCCATTAAGGTATTGAAAGGACAAGGCAAGGTTACCGAAATAAATGTTGCCGAAACGGTCAAAGAAATAAGACGTGCTTTGCTCGATGCCGATGTGAGTTATAAAGTAGCAAAAGAATTTACCGATAAAGTCAAACAAAAGGCATTGGGACAGGATGTGATCAATGCCATCTCGCCCGGTCAACTTTTGATCAAAATCACTCATGACGAGCTGGTCAATTTGATGGGCAACACCCACAGCGAGTTAAATCTCAAAGGCAATCCAGCCGTGATATTGATGTCGGGATTGCAAGGATCCGGTAAAACCACCTTTACGGCCAAGCTTGCAAAATATCTCAAAGAAAAAAAGAAACGCAATCCACTGATGGTCGCATGTGATGTATATCGCCCGGCTGCCATTGACCAATTGCATATTTTGGGTGATCAACTGCAGATTCCGGTATATTCCGAACGCGACAACAAGGATGTGATTAGTATTGCAAAAAATGCCATTGCCCATGCACGCAAGGAAGGGTACGATACGGTGTTGATAGACACGGCAGGACGTTTGTCTGTAGATGAGGAAATGATGCAGGAAATAGAAAATCTCAAAAAAAGTGTCAACCCTTCCGAAACTTTGTTTGTGGTGGATGCCATGACCGGTCAGGATGCAGTGAATACAGCGAAGGCATTTAACGACAGAATAGATTTTGATGGTGTTGTTTTAACAAAACTGGATGGAGATGCAAGGGGAGGGGCGGCCCTTTCGATTAAGGCAGTGGTGGATAAACCGATAAAATTTATAGGAACCGGCGAAAAACCCGAGGCAATCGATGTGTTTTACCCTCAAAGAATGGCTGACAGGATTCTGGGCATGGGGGATGTGGTTTCTTTGGTTGAACGTGCACAACAACAGTTTGATGAAGAAAAAGCCCGGAAACTTCAAAAGAAAATTGCTAAAAACCAATTTGATTTTAATGACTTTTTGGAACAACTGCAACAAATACAAAAAATGGGTAGCATCAAAGAGCTGGTAAGCATGATTCCCGGAGCAGGAAAAGCATTGAAAAATATGGATATCAGCGATGATGCGTTTAAGCCCATTGAAGCCATCATTCTGTCTATGACACCGGAAGAAAGGAGCAATCCTAAAATACTCAATCATTCAAGAAAACAACGTATAGCCAAAGGGAGTGGACGTAGTATCGAAGAAGTGAACAAACTCATCAAACAATTTGAAGAAACTGCCAAAATGATGAAAATGTTTGGCAATAAGCAAAATTTGGCCAATATGATGAAAAATGCGGCCAAAATGAGAGGCAGAAAACCATTTTAA
- a CDS encoding cytochrome-c peroxidase, with product MKKYVFGIILFYFMLLYISCRKDYGCTDPEAENYNPKAELDNGSCIYDTAFHPTPYPLNIPPLFAQYLPEPHIPEDNPLTVEGVALGKKLFYDPGLSANGTQSCASCHMPGFAFTDSARFSTGIDGIKGTRNAMPIFNALWNFNSKFFWDGRANGLEQQALEPIRNPIEMHNTWENVVNYLKSQPEYVKMFKKAFGTSNIDSMHVVKAIAQFERILISANSKFDRYLMGLEMLTPLELQGFNVYMDETRGDCFHCHGTPGGLLWTDNDFHNNGLDSVITDPGLAAVTGNPADMGKFKTPSLRNLAYTAPYMHDGRFKTLDEVINHYSEGLKWSPTIDPLMKKVDQGGVQLTPQDKAALKAFLLTLSDPDFINNPEYRP from the coding sequence ATGAAAAAATATGTTTTTGGGATAATATTGTTTTATTTCATGCTTCTTTATATTTCTTGCCGTAAGGATTATGGATGTACCGATCCCGAAGCAGAGAATTATAACCCAAAAGCCGAATTGGACAACGGTAGTTGTATTTATGACACTGCTTTTCATCCTACACCTTATCCATTGAATATCCCTCCATTGTTTGCCCAATATCTACCCGAACCACATATTCCGGAAGATAATCCGTTGACAGTTGAGGGAGTTGCATTAGGAAAAAAATTGTTTTACGATCCCGGCTTATCGGCAAATGGTACTCAATCTTGTGCATCGTGCCATATGCCCGGGTTCGCCTTTACCGATAGTGCAAGATTCAGCACCGGAATAGACGGAATCAAAGGCACGAGAAACGCTATGCCGATTTTTAATGCATTATGGAACTTCAATAGTAAATTTTTTTGGGATGGTCGGGCTAATGGTCTCGAACAACAAGCTCTTGAGCCGATAAGAAATCCCATAGAAATGCACAATACTTGGGAAAATGTAGTAAATTACCTCAAATCCCAACCGGAATATGTGAAAATGTTCAAAAAAGCATTTGGTACGAGCAACATTGATTCTATGCATGTGGTCAAAGCCATTGCCCAATTTGAACGAATTCTGATTTCGGCCAACAGCAAGTTCGACAGATACCTGATGGGTTTGGAAATGTTGACTCCTCTTGAATTGCAAGGATTTAACGTGTATATGGACGAAACACGGGGTGATTGTTTTCATTGTCATGGCACTCCGGGTGGTTTATTATGGACCGATAATGATTTTCACAACAACGGATTGGATTCGGTCATAACCGATCCCGGACTGGCTGCAGTAACCGGCAATCCGGCCGACATGGGAAAATTTAAAACACCGTCTTTGAGAAATCTTGCTTATACGGCCCCATATATGCACGACGGTAGGTTTAAGACATTGGATGAAGTGATCAATCACTACAGCGAAGGATTAAAATGGTCTCCAACAATCGATCCCTTGATGAAAAAAGTTGATCAGGGAGGTGTGCAACTCACCCCTCAGGACAAAGCTGCTCTTAAAGCTTTTTTACTAACCCTCAGCGACCCTGATTTTATCAACAATCCTGAATACAGACCGTAG